Proteins encoded in a region of the Frondihabitans sp. 762G35 genome:
- a CDS encoding DUF3375 domain-containing protein, translated as MTIQQRHDELLNLRRNHPAWRLLAADNAGLVLGFCDQVFLEPNVRQLPGPILLEKLDDHLHELRKLDGDGATTYPRAPEAYLAEWADPQTGWLRRTYPTRGTGSARDAVDADIPHYEPTSAVETASEFLRSLGRREFLGTASRLLTVRDLLRQIAAGAATDPEVRLAALHRQRAEIDAQIADIDAGNAPSLDPTAIRERYAQAVGTARELLTDLREVEENFRSLDRDVRRRATTWDGPRGEFLATVFGSTAEIGASDQGRSWKAFWEHLLSARQQAELRELLVLLPTIDALTGDDIFRPGQLDDLLRIDIMIAADSTQSTVASLSAQLRRFLDEQTWSEGRRINEAIRTSLSLALDLRDDSTRPGYAVVELRPDISMPTERPLYTLREAVAIDSTTDDVESDSDDLGELADLLDLSWIDMEALRVHISSVREAHGGTATLRQVIKDHPLDDGLAELVGYLQIADTDARVITDRDELVDWIDQGGRHREARVPLVLFGLTDHPADSSDEIHEERNRR; from the coding sequence GTGACCATCCAGCAACGTCACGATGAACTCCTCAATCTGCGCCGCAACCATCCAGCATGGCGGCTTCTGGCCGCAGACAACGCCGGACTCGTTCTTGGTTTCTGCGATCAGGTTTTCCTCGAACCAAACGTTCGTCAACTTCCCGGACCGATTCTTCTCGAGAAGCTGGATGACCACCTTCATGAACTCCGCAAGCTCGACGGTGACGGAGCCACCACCTACCCGCGCGCTCCCGAGGCGTATCTCGCCGAGTGGGCCGATCCGCAAACCGGGTGGCTGCGCCGGACGTATCCAACCCGCGGGACGGGGAGTGCCCGCGATGCTGTGGACGCCGACATCCCGCACTATGAGCCGACCTCCGCTGTCGAAACTGCGTCGGAGTTTCTGCGCAGCCTCGGCCGACGAGAATTTCTCGGCACCGCCAGTCGCCTTCTTACGGTGCGTGATCTGCTGCGTCAGATCGCCGCCGGTGCTGCTACAGACCCTGAAGTTCGACTCGCCGCGCTGCACCGGCAACGTGCGGAGATAGACGCGCAGATTGCTGACATTGACGCTGGCAACGCGCCGAGTCTGGACCCCACGGCGATCAGGGAACGATACGCCCAAGCCGTTGGTACTGCCCGTGAGCTACTCACCGACCTCCGGGAGGTTGAAGAGAACTTCCGCAGCCTCGATCGCGATGTTCGCCGCCGCGCGACAACCTGGGACGGGCCGCGGGGTGAGTTCCTCGCCACTGTCTTTGGTTCCACTGCCGAGATCGGCGCGTCCGATCAGGGCCGTTCGTGGAAGGCATTTTGGGAGCATCTACTCTCTGCGCGACAGCAAGCGGAACTGCGCGAACTGCTCGTTCTATTGCCCACGATTGATGCGCTGACGGGTGATGACATTTTTCGTCCTGGGCAGCTTGACGACCTCCTTCGCATCGACATCATGATCGCTGCTGATTCCACCCAGTCCACCGTCGCTTCTCTGTCGGCGCAATTGCGCCGCTTCCTCGATGAGCAGACTTGGAGCGAGGGGCGAAGAATCAACGAGGCTATCCGCACGAGCCTCTCCTTGGCACTTGATCTGCGCGATGACTCCACTCGCCCTGGCTATGCTGTTGTGGAACTTCGTCCTGACATTTCGATGCCGACCGAACGCCCGTTGTATACGTTGCGTGAAGCGGTTGCCATTGATTCCACCACCGACGATGTCGAATCCGACTCCGACGATCTCGGCGAGTTGGCCGATCTCCTCGATCTCTCGTGGATCGATATGGAAGCGCTCCGGGTGCACATCTCATCGGTACGCGAAGCCCACGGCGGGACCGCTACGCTGCGGCAGGTGATCAAGGACCATCCTCTCGACGATGGCCTTGCTGAGCTCGTCGGGTACCTGCAGATCGCCGATACTGATGCCCGCGTCATTACCGACCGTGACGAGCTTGTCGACTGGATCGATCAGGGTGGGCGACACCGTGAGGCTCGAGTCCCGCTTGTCCTGTTTGGCCTCACCGACCACCCTGCTGACTCGTCGGATGAGATACACGAGGAGAGGAACAGGCGATGA
- a CDS encoding DUF4194 domain-containing protein, protein MTENAEVSVALAHLLGGVLYAEDQPAVWATVSTKTAQLRDHLAPFGLRLLIDDVESYAFLRTIDELPEGMPRLFRRHRLTFGATILLILLRRHLTTAESDATASRIVVTTAEMVEWLQLYHPDGTTTERISGDILGVERLGYLRRLRGHDDTYEIRRIVKAIVTSDWIAAYGNRLLVHASGGDPATNPDEFSGSDTHTLTIRGSDDDD, encoded by the coding sequence ATGACGGAAAACGCCGAAGTCTCCGTCGCGCTTGCCCACCTGCTTGGCGGGGTCTTATACGCGGAGGACCAGCCCGCCGTGTGGGCGACCGTGTCCACCAAGACCGCACAGTTGCGTGACCACCTTGCCCCCTTCGGGCTGCGCCTTCTCATCGATGATGTCGAGAGCTACGCCTTTTTACGCACCATCGATGAGCTGCCTGAAGGCATGCCGCGCCTGTTTCGTCGTCACAGGCTCACGTTTGGCGCCACCATCCTGTTGATCTTGCTGAGACGGCACCTGACTACTGCGGAGTCGGACGCCACAGCATCTCGGATTGTTGTCACCACCGCTGAGATGGTCGAGTGGCTCCAGCTCTACCACCCCGACGGCACGACCACGGAGAGGATCTCCGGCGACATTCTCGGTGTTGAGCGGCTCGGCTACCTGCGCCGTTTGCGTGGGCACGATGATACCTACGAGATCCGCCGCATCGTCAAGGCGATAGTCACGTCCGACTGGATAGCCGCATATGGCAATCGACTCTTAGTACACGCGTCGGGCGGTGATCCGGCTACAAACCCCGACGAGTTCTCAGGCTCGGACACTCACACTCTGACAATCCGGGGGAGCGATGACGACGACTGA
- a CDS encoding ATP-binding protein yields the protein MTTTERRLDAFNEQPSEIRDQAKSNASAASNEDPSDGFTGPTVGDAHPGPVAIQPRDGIRLEQFQMLNWGTFDRSVQRLKMFSGSTLLTGQIGAGKSTVVDGLTTLFADTSRVTFNLAAGADRRERNLATYVLGTYGRTRDEDTGTNKAETLRTAKTAYSVLLARFTGLPSRAASDTAAVDLRTPKQTGQLTAGVVFWFPENSLNPNKLYFTCPSHLDITEHLIGHRDHRAVRAALRDAGAELFENNYRSYQRSLCRQLNLSSNALKLLVQTISMKQVGNLTGFVREHMLDETTAPAEIAKILDHYADLLRAHELVQEARRQLERLEALRRDADAYDRAITRIDSSRDAEHAVQHRAEQLRATMLEEALAHVESNLPGLRANRDQLAEQVRQAAARFTQNEVAIATNGGAVLREAERELELAQESLQNVASAAADLQRLAATLDVAPLAGIADYPRFTSDVDNAAIALTGGVSAMRDQVFETERAFREANSVLSRAHEEYQAAGLAASNVPQEQRQMRDRICAELSLPTADLPYAAELLTVAADAQEWELAAERLLRPFALALLVPPHHYERVATWVDANDLRGRLEYHPVPAGAPVPASVDMRTMASCIEVRSDTFATAWLTSEIARRYDHVRVDAAPDMRGHRRAVTRAGQTKDGSRHVKDDRRHLVGRSNYVLGWDTAVRREAIAAAIPGLEQTVTDAKSVADAAAIRQNQHGERIHAVRQIRERFSDLPAVDVGAAHDRVQQSEEMVASFASDADLAHFLKVKSRLEGQMKDLDERRSLAENAVGAAEQTKTEHVAAVTRVQARLEHLSQPDLDDNATEALTEAIAEVPGPGSLDQIGSWQREVSAHLSNRAESARNTRERAGQRLVGHMKDFAKEWPLVVGEIITTDPSSRVDFLNMRDRLELDDLPRYEDNFRTELETNAIHHLARFSVGLEQESRKIAERIDVINNALHDINYRPGTYIKLVADPTTDAMVRDFRNQLEAITGDTMLGDDETYAEIRFLRVKELLNRFAGREGFTTADQSWTAKVTDVRNWFVFSGSERARLDDAEIEHYEDSGGKSGGQKEKLAYTVLAASLSYQYGLAGGRANAFRFVMIDEAFGRGSEESTKFGLELFSRLGLQLLTVTPLQKIQVIENYVDALAYVRPTDTRSQLISMPIEEYRAKRRRHGARASEKDPYLPAENDSSHDGPTEGSS from the coding sequence ATGACGACGACTGAGCGGCGCCTTGACGCATTCAACGAGCAGCCTTCCGAAATTCGTGACCAGGCGAAGTCCAACGCCTCCGCCGCTTCAAACGAAGACCCTTCGGACGGGTTCACGGGGCCGACCGTGGGGGACGCTCACCCAGGGCCCGTCGCTATACAACCGCGCGATGGCATCCGGCTCGAGCAATTTCAGATGCTCAACTGGGGTACGTTCGACCGTTCCGTACAGCGACTGAAGATGTTCTCCGGAAGCACCCTTCTTACCGGCCAGATCGGAGCCGGCAAGTCCACCGTCGTCGACGGCCTCACGACGCTCTTCGCTGACACCAGCCGAGTGACCTTCAATCTTGCTGCCGGCGCGGATCGACGAGAACGCAACCTCGCCACCTACGTTCTCGGAACATACGGACGCACTCGCGACGAAGACACGGGAACTAATAAAGCTGAGACCCTGCGCACCGCCAAAACCGCCTACAGCGTCCTACTGGCACGCTTCACCGGCCTTCCTTCGCGTGCAGCAAGCGACACAGCGGCTGTGGACTTGCGCACGCCGAAGCAAACGGGTCAGCTGACTGCTGGTGTCGTGTTCTGGTTCCCTGAAAACAGTCTCAACCCGAACAAGCTCTACTTCACCTGCCCCAGCCACCTCGACATTACCGAGCATCTGATTGGCCATCGAGATCACAGGGCGGTCCGTGCCGCACTCCGCGACGCCGGCGCAGAGCTATTCGAAAACAACTACCGCAGCTATCAACGCAGCCTATGTCGACAGCTCAACTTGTCCTCCAACGCGCTCAAGCTTCTCGTGCAAACCATCTCGATGAAGCAGGTCGGGAATCTGACTGGGTTCGTCCGTGAACACATGCTCGACGAGACCACTGCTCCCGCGGAGATCGCCAAGATCCTCGACCACTACGCTGATCTGCTTCGCGCACACGAACTTGTGCAGGAAGCCCGACGGCAACTCGAAAGGCTCGAAGCACTGCGACGCGACGCTGACGCCTACGACCGCGCCATCACCCGCATTGACTCCTCCCGCGATGCCGAACACGCTGTACAGCACCGGGCCGAGCAACTGCGCGCCACCATGTTGGAAGAAGCACTCGCGCATGTAGAGAGCAATCTGCCTGGTCTGCGTGCCAACCGCGATCAGCTCGCGGAGCAGGTCAGGCAGGCGGCCGCCCGATTCACACAGAACGAAGTTGCCATTGCGACGAACGGCGGCGCAGTCCTGCGAGAGGCCGAGCGTGAACTTGAGCTTGCTCAAGAGAGCCTACAAAACGTAGCGTCAGCGGCAGCCGACCTTCAGCGTCTAGCCGCCACTCTCGACGTCGCACCCTTGGCAGGAATCGCCGATTACCCCCGCTTCACCTCCGACGTGGACAACGCGGCGATCGCGCTCACCGGTGGCGTGTCTGCTATGCGCGACCAGGTGTTCGAGACGGAGAGAGCCTTCCGTGAAGCAAACTCAGTCCTTAGTCGTGCACACGAGGAATATCAGGCCGCAGGCCTGGCCGCCAGCAACGTTCCTCAAGAGCAGCGGCAGATGCGTGATCGCATTTGTGCTGAGCTCTCCCTCCCTACCGCTGATTTGCCGTACGCGGCCGAGCTGCTAACGGTGGCTGCCGACGCCCAGGAATGGGAACTGGCGGCTGAGCGGCTTCTTCGGCCCTTTGCCTTGGCGCTGCTCGTCCCACCGCACCACTACGAGCGCGTTGCAACCTGGGTCGATGCGAATGACTTGCGAGGGCGCCTTGAATACCATCCTGTGCCGGCCGGTGCGCCGGTTCCCGCCTCGGTAGACATGCGCACAATGGCCTCCTGTATCGAGGTGCGATCCGACACGTTCGCGACTGCCTGGCTGACCTCGGAGATCGCACGCCGCTATGACCACGTCCGCGTCGATGCCGCCCCCGACATGCGCGGACACCGCCGTGCGGTCACCAGAGCAGGGCAAACGAAGGACGGTTCGCGGCATGTGAAGGACGACCGGCGCCATCTTGTCGGTCGGAGCAACTACGTGCTTGGCTGGGACACGGCAGTCCGTCGCGAGGCGATTGCGGCCGCCATACCGGGCCTTGAACAAACAGTCACTGATGCCAAGAGCGTCGCCGACGCTGCAGCCATTCGGCAGAATCAGCACGGTGAGCGAATCCACGCGGTGCGCCAGATCCGTGAACGGTTCTCAGACCTACCTGCAGTTGACGTCGGTGCAGCACACGATCGAGTCCAGCAGTCCGAGGAGATGGTCGCCTCGTTCGCTTCCGACGCCGACCTCGCGCACTTTCTGAAGGTCAAGTCGCGACTTGAAGGTCAGATGAAGGATCTCGACGAGCGCCGCTCACTGGCGGAGAATGCAGTTGGCGCAGCCGAACAGACCAAAACCGAGCACGTCGCCGCCGTTACCCGCGTCCAAGCCCGCCTCGAACATCTCTCTCAACCCGACCTCGATGACAACGCGACCGAGGCGCTCACCGAAGCGATCGCGGAAGTACCTGGCCCCGGTAGCCTCGACCAGATCGGGAGCTGGCAGCGGGAGGTCAGCGCCCACCTCAGTAACCGCGCCGAATCTGCGCGGAACACTCGTGAACGCGCTGGTCAGCGTCTTGTAGGCCATATGAAGGATTTCGCGAAGGAGTGGCCTCTCGTAGTCGGTGAGATCATCACGACCGATCCATCCTCGCGCGTCGATTTTCTCAACATGCGTGATCGACTCGAACTCGACGACCTACCCCGCTACGAAGACAACTTCCGGACCGAGCTCGAAACTAACGCCATCCACCATCTGGCACGGTTCAGCGTCGGACTCGAGCAGGAGTCTCGCAAGATCGCCGAACGCATCGACGTGATCAACAACGCGTTGCACGACATCAACTATCGACCAGGCACCTACATCAAGCTCGTTGCCGACCCCACAACCGACGCCATGGTTCGTGACTTCCGCAACCAGCTCGAAGCGATCACCGGCGACACGATGCTCGGTGATGACGAAACCTACGCCGAAATCCGATTCCTCCGCGTCAAAGAGCTCCTCAACCGTTTCGCAGGACGCGAAGGCTTCACGACCGCCGACCAGTCCTGGACCGCCAAGGTTACTGACGTCCGCAACTGGTTCGTTTTCTCCGGCTCCGAACGAGCCCGCCTCGACGACGCCGAGATAGAACACTACGAGGACTCGGGCGGTAAGTCCGGTGGGCAAAAAGAGAAGCTCGCCTACACGGTCCTCGCCGCCTCCCTGTCCTACCAATACGGCCTTGCCGGCGGGCGAGCCAACGCATTTCGGTTCGTGATGATCGACGAAGCGTTCGGCCGAGGGTCCGAGGAATCTACCAAGTTCGGACTTGAACTGTTCAGCCGCCTCGGACTGCAACTTCTCACCGTCACCCCGCTACAGAAGATCCAGGTGATCGAGAACTACGTGGACGCTCTCGCCTACGTGAGACCGACAGACACCCGCAGTCAGCTGATCAGCATGCCAATCGAGGAATACCGCGCCAAGCGCAGAAGGCACGGCGCTCGGGCATCAGAGAAAGACCCATATCTTCCCGCCGAGAACGACAGCAGCCATGACGGCCCCACCGAAGGTTCGTCATGA
- a CDS encoding Wadjet anti-phage system protein JetD domain-containing protein, translating into MATVTSAARKLWDRGAILRELNLPPEEWVSFPHRVRLSGPSAADLVEYRADAQAWSRTLNDSAANAEWNLVTKRIRAGVLGMQTIPTAAIISTPTVALNLLGRAQTADASTYRELLAATEVLDYLAREIALRRPFDVLAAGDEWPILVKVAQWLLANPRPGIYVRQVPVPGLHTKVIEQHRPILTRLLDTVLAAADIAPQHSDFAHRFGFINEARSVRIRGDRGVLGLPLQGAEPTSHLESDAAPAARPALVHPTLGVLLTDDSLGDVTWPVTALAALDAPAVGVRELVVVENKISFLTTPHQPGRLILWGAGYGADQLLHALEWRDRVAVTYWGDLDTHGLHILDAVRARAPQVRSVLMDLDTLEAHKPYWGREGRQRAGALIHLTESEQLLYQALLHGEFGESLRLEQEYIGYERVAFALSTPSSR; encoded by the coding sequence TTGGCTACCGTCACATCAGCCGCTCGCAAACTATGGGATCGCGGCGCCATTTTGCGCGAACTCAACCTGCCGCCCGAGGAATGGGTGTCTTTTCCGCACCGCGTCCGCCTTTCAGGGCCGTCCGCAGCTGACCTCGTCGAGTATCGTGCAGATGCCCAGGCCTGGTCACGGACACTCAACGACAGCGCTGCGAACGCCGAATGGAATCTGGTGACCAAACGTATCCGCGCAGGCGTCCTCGGCATGCAGACTATTCCCACGGCTGCGATCATCTCCACGCCGACGGTCGCACTCAACCTACTCGGCCGCGCACAAACCGCTGACGCCAGTACATATCGCGAGCTACTCGCTGCCACTGAAGTACTCGATTACCTCGCGCGAGAAATTGCACTTCGACGCCCCTTTGACGTCCTCGCGGCTGGTGATGAATGGCCCATCTTGGTGAAAGTCGCTCAGTGGCTTCTCGCGAACCCCCGGCCCGGCATCTACGTCCGCCAAGTACCAGTGCCCGGTCTCCACACGAAGGTCATCGAGCAACACAGACCAATACTGACGAGGCTCCTCGATACTGTGCTGGCGGCAGCGGACATCGCGCCCCAACACTCAGATTTCGCCCACCGGTTCGGCTTCATCAACGAAGCCCGATCGGTGCGGATCCGTGGAGACCGAGGTGTGCTCGGCCTACCTTTACAGGGAGCCGAGCCGACGTCGCACCTAGAATCCGATGCTGCGCCTGCCGCCCGACCTGCCCTGGTGCATCCGACACTTGGCGTTCTTCTCACCGACGACTCGCTTGGTGACGTAACTTGGCCTGTCACGGCACTGGCCGCCCTAGACGCGCCCGCAGTCGGAGTGCGTGAACTCGTCGTCGTGGAGAACAAGATCTCCTTCCTCACCACGCCTCACCAGCCAGGCCGACTCATACTGTGGGGCGCAGGCTATGGAGCAGACCAACTCCTCCACGCGCTGGAATGGCGCGATCGGGTAGCCGTGACCTACTGGGGTGACCTTGACACGCATGGGCTTCACATCCTCGACGCTGTCCGGGCCCGCGCGCCTCAAGTGCGGAGCGTGCTTATGGATTTGGATACCCTCGAAGCCCACAAGCCGTACTGGGGTCGTGAAGGTCGTCAGCGTGCAGGGGCACTGATTCACCTCACCGAAAGCGAGCAACTTCTCTATCAAGCGCTGCTCCACGGTGAGTTCGGCGAATCCCTGCGGCTCGAGCAGGAGTACATCGGCTACGAGCGCGTGGCGTTCGCGCTGTCGACACCAAGTAGCCGGTAG
- a CDS encoding IS3 family transposase (programmed frameshift): protein MAKPYPEEFRRDVVSVARKHEAPLAQIAKDFGISEGTLTNWLKRADVEEGVRPGLKQADAEELRELKKRNRLLEQENEILRRAAAFFARGAAPKMIYPLVLDLAGDGIPVTVTCRVLGFSTQGFNKWRRHPVSQRDWDDTHLTNLALDIHRDDPEFGYRFVADEIADLGVTASERRVWRLCSEQQLWSLHAKKRGLTRKAGPPVHDDLVLRQFRADRINQLWLTDITEHRTDTGKLYLCAIKDMFSRRIVGYSISDRMTSGLAVSAVRNAIRLRGPVDTILHSDRGSQFRSKVFVRTLKSNGLTGSMGRVGACGDNAAMESFFSLLQKNVLDRRRWATKEELRLAIVTWIERTYHRKRRQRGLGRLTPIEFELLSQRATAVA, encoded by the exons GTGGCAAAGCCCTATCCGGAAGAGTTCCGTCGCGACGTCGTGTCCGTCGCGAGAAAGCACGAAGCACCACTTGCTCAGATCGCGAAGGATTTCGGGATCAGCGAGGGGACACTGACCAACTGGCTGAAACGGGCCGACGTCGAGGAAGGCGTCCGCCCCGGGCTGAAACAAGCCGACGCTGAAGAGTTGCGGGAGCTGAAGAAACGCAACCGTCTCCTCGAGCAAGAGAACGAGATCCTGAGGCGGGCGGCGGCGTTCTTCGCCCGGG GAGCTGCCCCCAAAATGATCTACCCGCTGGTCCTCGACCTTGCCGGTGACGGGATCCCCGTCACGGTGACCTGCCGGGTCCTGGGGTTCTCCACCCAAGGCTTCAACAAGTGGCGCCGCCACCCTGTCTCGCAGCGGGACTGGGATGACACCCACCTGACAAACCTCGCCCTCGATATCCACCGCGACGACCCCGAGTTCGGGTATCGGTTCGTCGCCGACGAGATCGCCGACTTGGGTGTAACCGCGTCCGAGCGGCGCGTGTGGCGACTCTGCTCCGAGCAACAGCTGTGGTCTTTGCATGCCAAGAAACGGGGCCTGACACGCAAGGCCGGCCCACCAGTGCATGACGACCTCGTCCTTCGCCAGTTCCGTGCCGACCGCATCAACCAGCTGTGGCTCACGGACATCACGGAGCATCGGACCGACACCGGGAAGCTTTACCTATGTGCGATCAAGGACATGTTTTCGCGCCGGATCGTGGGCTACTCGATCAGCGACCGGATGACGTCAGGGCTTGCCGTGTCGGCGGTGCGGAACGCGATCCGTCTCCGCGGACCCGTCGACACGATCTTGCACTCGGATCGAGGTTCTCAATTTCGGTCGAAGGTCTTCGTCCGCACCCTGAAGTCGAACGGGCTGACCGGGTCGATGGGCCGGGTCGGTGCGTGTGGCGACAACGCGGCCATGGAGTCCTTCTTCTCGCTGCTGCAGAAGAACGTCCTCGACCGGCGACGGTGGGCCACGAAGGAGGAGCTGCGGCTCGCGATCGTCACCTGGATCGAGCGGACCTATCACCGAAAGCGACGCCAGCGAGGCCTCGGGAGGCTCACACCGATCGAGTTCGAGCTACTCTCCCAAAGAGCCACTGCGGTGGCCTGA
- a CDS encoding ABC transporter ATP-binding protein yields the protein MSMEGAAWSSLYKISSARDGKNGISRESVRRIMTFAVPYRSKLLIFIALSVVGAFLAVATPVLAGQVVDVITAKGEVATIVWLAVVIALVAVADAGVSLVTRWFSARIGEGVILDLRTSVFDHVQKMPIAFFTRTRTGALVSRLNNDVIGAQQAFSGTLSGVVTNLVALTLTLIVMLSTSWLVTVLAVVMLPLFLIPARRMGSRLAALRREAADHNSAMSTQMTERFSAPGATLVKLFGRPDEEAEEFRVRAARVRDIGVRTAMLQFVFFTALMLVSALALALVYGLGGVLALAGQLNTGEVVTLALLLTRLYAPLTSLANARVEIMSAVVSFERVFEVLDLEPLITEKPDAVAVPDGPVSVEFDDVRFAYPSADKVSLASLEEVSTLDTRGGEEVLHGVSFRIEPGQTVALVGTSGAGKSTIAQLLSRLYDVDSGAVRLAGTDVRDVTFVSMRNSLGMVTQDGHLFHETILSNLRLARPEATDDEVWDAVRRARLEPLIRSLPDQLDTMVGERGYRLSGGERQRMTIARLLLAQPRVVILDEATAALDSTSEAAVQAALSEALQGRTAMVIAHRLSTIRSADLILVVEDGSIVERGTHEELLAAGGRYEELHRTQFAVQKDVAADEEALSRPGR from the coding sequence ATGAGCATGGAAGGCGCGGCCTGGAGCTCGCTCTACAAGATCTCTTCCGCCCGGGACGGCAAGAACGGCATCTCCCGGGAGTCCGTCCGGCGCATCATGACGTTCGCGGTGCCCTACCGGTCCAAGCTGCTGATCTTCATCGCCCTCTCCGTCGTCGGAGCCTTCCTCGCCGTCGCGACGCCGGTTCTCGCCGGCCAGGTGGTCGACGTCATCACCGCCAAGGGCGAGGTCGCCACGATCGTGTGGCTCGCCGTCGTCATCGCCCTCGTGGCCGTCGCCGACGCGGGAGTGTCACTCGTGACGCGCTGGTTCTCGGCGCGGATCGGCGAGGGCGTGATCCTGGACCTCCGCACCTCCGTCTTCGACCACGTTCAGAAGATGCCGATCGCGTTCTTCACCCGCACCCGGACGGGCGCCCTCGTGAGCCGCCTCAACAACGACGTCATCGGTGCCCAGCAGGCCTTCAGCGGCACCCTGTCCGGCGTGGTCACGAACCTCGTGGCGCTGACCCTCACCCTGATCGTCATGCTCAGCACGTCCTGGCTCGTGACGGTTCTGGCCGTGGTCATGCTCCCCCTCTTCCTGATCCCCGCGCGCCGCATGGGCAGCCGCCTCGCCGCGCTGCGTCGCGAGGCCGCCGATCACAACTCCGCCATGAGCACGCAGATGACCGAGCGCTTCTCGGCACCCGGCGCCACGCTCGTCAAGCTGTTCGGCCGTCCCGACGAGGAGGCGGAGGAGTTCCGCGTCCGCGCCGCCCGGGTCAGGGACATCGGAGTCCGGACCGCGATGCTGCAGTTCGTCTTCTTCACCGCCCTGATGCTCGTCTCCGCCCTCGCTCTCGCACTCGTCTACGGGCTCGGCGGCGTCCTCGCCCTGGCCGGTCAGCTCAACACCGGTGAGGTGGTCACGCTGGCACTCCTCCTCACCCGCCTCTACGCACCCCTCACCAGCCTCGCGAACGCGCGCGTGGAGATCATGAGCGCGGTGGTCAGCTTCGAGCGCGTCTTCGAGGTGCTGGACCTCGAACCGCTCATCACGGAGAAGCCCGACGCCGTCGCCGTCCCCGACGGCCCCGTGTCCGTCGAGTTCGACGACGTCCGCTTCGCCTACCCGTCCGCGGACAAGGTCTCCCTCGCCTCTCTCGAGGAGGTCTCCACGCTGGATACCCGCGGCGGGGAAGAGGTGCTGCACGGCGTCTCCTTCCGGATCGAGCCGGGGCAGACCGTCGCCCTCGTCGGGACGTCCGGTGCCGGCAAGTCCACGATCGCGCAACTCCTGTCGCGCCTCTACGACGTCGACAGCGGCGCCGTGCGCCTCGCGGGAACGGACGTCCGCGACGTCACCTTCGTGTCGATGCGCAACAGCCTGGGCATGGTCACGCAGGACGGCCACCTGTTCCACGAGACCATCCTCTCGAACCTCCGCTTGGCGAGGCCGGAGGCGACCGACGACGAGGTCTGGGACGCCGTGCGCCGGGCGCGGCTCGAGCCGCTCATCCGATCCCTGCCGGACCAGCTGGACACCATGGTGGGCGAGCGGGGCTATCGCCTCTCCGGAGGCGAACGTCAGCGCATGACCATCGCGAGGCTCCTGCTCGCCCAGCCGCGCGTCGTCATCCTCGACGAGGCGACGGCGGCGCTGGACTCGACGTCCGAGGCCGCCGTGCAGGCGGCCCTCAGCGAGGCGCTCCAGGGCCGGACGGCGATGGTGATCGCCCACCGCCTCTCCACCATCCGCAGCGCTGACCTGATCCTCGTGGTCGAGGACGGCTCCATCGTGGAGCGCGGGACGCACGAGGAGTTGCTGGCGGCGGGCGGCCGGTACGAGGAACTGCACCGGACCCAGTTCGCGGTGCAGAAAGACGTCGCGGCCGACGAGGAAGCGCTGAGTCGACCTGGTCGCTGA